The DNA segment ATCTGGTAGCCGCCCTGTCCCACGTCGTCCTGACAGTGGATCTCCCGGTCGCCGCGGTTGGTCTGCTCCCGGAGCAGCAGCGGTCCCATCACCTTCGCGCCGGACTCCTCAGGGCGCATGTGGAAGTCCTCGCGGGTGACTTCCGAGACGATCTCCAGGTCCTCGATTAGCTGGTTCGATTCGTCCTGGTTCGAGAACTGCGCCTCCTTGGAGTCCCAGCTCTCGCTGAGGTAGTAGAGCTCACGCAGGGTGGACGAGCGGTCCTGGTCGAGTTGTTCGGCCAGGAAGTCGATGGTGTAGACGGCCTTCAGGAGCTTCCGGGCGCCCCGGACGCTGTTGGCGCTCCGGGTGCTCTCTCGGTCGCCGTACACCCAGACGCGGTCGTCCTCGTCGTACTCGATGTTGCTCTTCGTCCGCGTCGGGATCGACATCTCGGGGATGTCGCCCCGGTCGAACTGGTCGTAGAACTCCGCCGCGAGGTCGATGAGTTGCTCGCGTGCTCGTTCTTCGTTGTCTGCGCTCATTGGTTAACTGTGAGTTTGGGGTCTTCGATTCCTTCGACGTTGACGTCGAACGATGCGTCCTCGCTGACTTCGTACTCCAGGGCGGCCTCGTCGCCGCTGGCGACGGTGGCCGACCACTTGACGAACCACTCGCCGTCCATGTCGACGACGGTCGCGCCGTCGGAGAGGTTCGTCGGTTCGGCGCTCACGATGTCGGTGACCTCCACCGTCTCGTTCGTGGTGGTGTGGTTCTCGACGACGAGTCGGACCTTCCCGTCCTCGACTTCGCGCTCGACGAGCACGTTGTTCATGATGCGCGCCAGCGCGTCGTCGTACTTGGGTTCGTCCTGGTCGGTCACGTCGGCGAGCTTCCGGGCCATCTCCGGCAGGATGGAGGCGATGACGCTCTGTTTCTTCTTGCGCTTCTGGAGCGACTTGCGCTTGTTGAGGTACGATTTGAGTTCGCGGGCGGCTTCCCGGATGGCGAGTTCGATTTCGTCCTCGATTTCGGGGACGTTCGCCACCGCGTCCTTGGACTCGCTGGTGAACGGGACGTTCGTCGAGGCGACGTGGATCATGATGACCGCCGGGCCGTTCGGGATGCCCGACCCGCCGGGTTGGTCGAGGTTGTAGTTGCGCCAGCCGATGGACTTCACCACGTCGGTGGTCGCACACGCCCCGCGCTGGTAGACCAGCGGCACGCGGTTGGCGAACCGCAGCACCTCGGCTTTCCCCTCGGCTTCGAGTTCACCGCCGTAGGCGATGCCGGCCTCGACGATGAACGGGTCGCCGCCGTGGACGCCCGCGTCGCGGGTCGCCGCCGCGTAGAAGTCGGCGTCGTACTCCTTGCGGAGGCCGGCCTCGACGAGGTCGGCGTCGATGGGCGACAGGCAGTCGGTCGGCGGCGCGATGATGTCGGTGTCCTTCATCGCGTTCAGGAGCTCGCCGGTCGCGTCGCGGTCGTCGGCGAGTTCCCGGACCTTCGGCACGTCGTCGGTCACCGTCCGCATCACCGACCAGAGCTCCGTCACGACGTTCTCGCGGGCCGTCTCGCCGAACGTCGCGTCGTCGTATTCTTCGGTGTCGTCGGCCGCGCGGTCGACGTACTCGACGAGTTCGTCGTAGGTCGCGCGGTCGCGTTCGCGGCCTTTCTCGAACCGCCGGGCGACGCGCTCGGCCAGGCCGTGGACGGTTTCGTCGTCCTTCCGAGTGCTGGTGGCCTTGTCG comes from the Halorussus vallis genome and includes:
- a CDS encoding DNA topoisomerase VI subunit B — encoded protein: MPSIQSTLGEEEGIAEELAESQRQISIAEFFEKNKHMLGFDSGARGLVTAVKEAVDNALDATEEAGFKPTIYVKISDDGDYYTLVVEDNGPGITKEQVPKVFGKLLYGSRFHAREQSRGQQGIGISAAVLYSQLTSGSPAKITSKTREGSEQYFELIIDTDENEPEIQKESDTPPTGKHVNDTHGTRIELQMEANMRARQQLLQYIKHTAVVNPHAQIIFEEPGMEGQQVFDRADGATLPEETKEIRPHPHGVELGTVLKMLGATDSHSISGFVQEEFTRVGRKTADSILDNFRDRHFGREASWKPPQAHDEADIARAVQAAVSNKGADATNAFADEVAKKVDARDRVSHHELVEIVAEAAHSAGEAHEVTFGETVQENAVEAAWEQLTADRTSDIYGLVDKATSTRKDDETVHGLAERVARRFEKGRERDRATYDELVEYVDRAADDTEEYDDATFGETARENVVTELWSVMRTVTDDVPKVRELADDRDATGELLNAMKDTDIIAPPTDCLSPIDADLVEAGLRKEYDADFYAAATRDAGVHGGDPFIVEAGIAYGGELEAEGKAEVLRFANRVPLVYQRGACATTDVVKSIGWRNYNLDQPGGSGIPNGPAVIMIHVASTNVPFTSESKDAVANVPEIEDEIELAIREAARELKSYLNKRKSLQKRKKKQSVIASILPEMARKLADVTDQDEPKYDDALARIMNNVLVEREVEDGKVRLVVENHTTTNETVEVTDIVSAEPTNLSDGATVVDMDGEWFVKWSATVASGDEAALEYEVSEDASFDVNVEGIEDPKLTVNQ